One region of Cheilinus undulatus linkage group 4, ASM1832078v1, whole genome shotgun sequence genomic DNA includes:
- the cct4 gene encoding T-complex protein 1 subunit delta, with protein MPEAKAAPRAANMGKNNGGAYVDRDKPAQIRFSNISAAKAVADAVRTSLGPKGMDKMIQDEKGDVTITNDGATILKQMQVLHPAAKMLVELSKAQDIEAGDGTTSVVVIAGALLDACNKLLQKGIHPTIISESFQKAVEKGVEVLTAMSQPVQLSDRETLLNSATTSLCSKVVSQYSSLLAPMSVDAVMRVIDPATATSVDLQDIKIIKKLGGTIDDCELVEGLVLTQRVANSGVSRVEKAKIGLIQFCLSPPKTDMDNQIVVSDYAQMDRVLREERAYILNLVKQIKKAGCNVLLIQKSILRDALSDLALHFLNKMKIMVVKEIEREDIEFICKTIGTKPIAHIDHFTPEMLGTAELAEEVNLDGSGKLVKITGCSSPGKTVSIVVRGSNKLVIEEAERSIHDALCVIRCLVKKRALIAGGGAPEIELAVRLAEYSRTLGGMEAYCVRAYSDALEVIPSTLAENAGLNPISTVTELRNRHAQGDKMAGINVRKGGISNILEELVVQPLLVSISALTLATETVRSILKIDDVVNTR; from the exons ATGCCCGAAGCTAAGGCGGCACCGAGAgcggcaaacatgggcaaaaacaATGGAGGGGCGTATGTGGACCGAGACAAGCCGGCCCAGATCAGATTCagtaacatctctgctgctaaaG CTGTTGCGGACGCCGTCAGAACGAGCCTGGGCCCCAAAGGAATGGACAAGATG atcCAGGATGAGAAAGGTGATGTGACCATCACTAACGACGGCGCCACCATCCTGAAGCAGATGCAGGTGCTCCACCCTGCAGCCAAAATG CTAGTGGAGCTCTCCAAAGCTCAGGATATTGAGGCCGGTGACGGCACCACCTCTGTGGTCGTTATCGCTGGAGCGCTGCTGGACGCCTGCAACAAGCTTCTGCAGAAAG GTATCCACCCCACCATCATCTCCGAGTCCTTCCAGAAGGCGGTGGAGAAAGGCGTGGAGGTGCTGACAGCCATGAGCCAGCCGGTGCAGCTTAGCGACCGCGAGACGCTGCTCAACAGCGCCACCACGTCACTGTGCTCCAAGGTGGTGTCACAGTACTCCAGTCTGCTGGCGCCCATGAGCGTGGATGCCGTTATGAGGGTCATCGACCCAGCGACTGCCACCAGCGTGGACCTGCAGGACATCAAGATCATTAAGAAGCTAGG AGGGACGATTGATGACTGTGAGCTCGTTGAAGGTCTGGTTCTGACTCAGAGGGTCGCCAACAGCGGCGTGTCCCGAGTGGAGAAAGCAAAGATCGGCCTGATTCAGTTCTGCCTGTCTCCACCCAAAACTGAT ATGGATAACCAGATCGTAGTGTCAGACTACGCCCAGATGGACCGCGTGCTGAGGGAGGAGCGTGCGTACATCCTTAACCTGGTGAAACAGATCAAGAAAGCCGGCTGCAACGTGCTGCTCATCCAGAAGTCCATTCTCAG AGACGCCCTGAGCGACCTCGCCCTGCACTTCCTCAACAAAATGAAGATCATGGTAGTGAAGGAGATCGAGAGAGAGGACATCGAGTTCATCTGCAAG ACCATCGGCACGAAGCCCATTGCTCACATCGACCACTTCACTCCAGAGATGCTCGGCACAGCCGAGCTCGCTGAAGAGGTCAACCTGGACGGCTCCGGCAAGCTGGTCAAG ATCACTGGCTGCTCCAGCCCGGGGAAGACGGTGAGCATCGTGGTCCGAGGGTCCAACAAGCTGGTGATCGAGGAGGCGGAGCGCTCCATCCATGACGCTCTGTGTGTCATCCGCTGCCTGGTCAAGAAGAG GGCTTTGATAGCTGGCGGCGGAGCTCCAGAGATTGAGCTGGCGGTGCGTCTGGCGGAGTATTCGCGCACGCTTGGCGGCATGGAGGCATACTGTGTGCGGGCGTATAGCGACGCCCTCGAGGTCATCCCCTCCACGCTGGCTGAGAACGCCGGTTTGAACCCCATCTCCACGGTGACGGAGCTCCGCAACAGGCACGCCCAGGGAGACAAGATGGCCGGCATCAATGTCCGCAAG GGAGGAATCTCCAACATCCTGGAGGAGCTGGTGGTGCAGCCTTTACTGGTTTCCATCAGTGCCCTGACCCTGGCCACAGAGACGGTCCGCAGCATCCTCAAGATCGATGATGTG GTAAACACCCGGTAA